From the Anguilla anguilla isolate fAngAng1 chromosome 8, fAngAng1.pri, whole genome shotgun sequence genome, one window contains:
- the LOC118234055 gene encoding polyubiquitin-like gives MGGSQSGRRVQHKQIEEKLTRAGVAGQTKRTSHLVQHEQIEEKLTMAGVAGQTKRTSHLVQHEQIEEKLTMAGVAGQTKRTSHLVQHEQIEEKLTMAGVAGQTKRTSHLVQHELVEEKLMMAGVAGQTKRTSHLVQHELVEEKLMMAGVAGQTKRTSHLVLHELVEEKLMMAGVAGQTESTSHLVQHELVEEKLMMAGVAGQTESTSHLVQHELVEEKLMMAGVAGQTESTSHLVQHELVEEKLMMAGVAGQTESTSHLVQHELVEEKTNMIFQIIVKGFSDKPREIKFKCSQTKFDNTTTLELKEKIIISEHLENSGMETDSLRLVFASTPMEDEKTFSDYHIQNMSTVMMISRMPGGWKSQSVP, from the exons ATGGGGGGGTCACAATCAGGTCGCCGTGTGCAGCACAAGCAGATTGAGGAGAAGCTCACGAGGGCAGGAGTTGCAGGCCAAACTAAGAGAACAAGTCACCTTGTGCAGCACGAGCAGATTGAGGAGAAGCTCACGATGGCAGGAGTAGCAGGCCAAACTAAGAGAACAAGTCACCTTGTGCAGCACGAGCAGATTGAGGAGAAGCTCACGATGGCAGGAGTAGCAGGCCAAACTAAGAGAACAAGTCACCTTGTGCAGCATGAGCAGATTGAGGAGAAGCTCACGATGGCAGGAGTTGCAGGCCAAACTAAGAGAACAAGTCACCTTGTGCAGCACGAACTGGTTGAGGAGAAGCTCATGATGGCAGGAGTAGCAGGCCAAACTAAGAGAACAAGTCACCTTGTGCAGCACGAACTGGTTGAGGAGAAGCTCATGATGGCAGGAGTAGCAGGCCAAACTAAGAGAACAAGTCACCTTGTGCTGCACGAACTGGTTGAGGAGAAGCTCATGATGGCAGGAGTAGCAGGCCAAACTGAGAGCACAAGTCACCTTGTGCAGCACGAGCTGGTTGAGGAGAAGCTCATGATGGCAGGAGTAGCAGGCCAAACTGAGAGCACAAGTCACCTTGTGCAGCACGAGCTGGTTGAGGAGAAGCTCATGATGGCAGGAGTAGCAGGCCAAACTGAGAGCACAAGTCACCTTGTGCAGCACGAGCTGGTTGAGGAGAAGCTCATGATGGCAGGAGTAGCAGGCCAAACTGAGAGCACAAGTCACCTTGTGCAGCACGAGCTGGTTGAGGAGAAGACAAACATGATTTTCCAAATCATAGTGAAGGGATTCAGTGATAAACCCAGAGAGATTAAATTTAAGTGTTCACAGACAAAGTTTGACAACACTACAACTCTGGagctgaaggaaaaaataatcatttctgAACATTTAGAAAATTCAG GTATGGAAACTGATTCATTGCGTTTGGTTTTTGCATCTACGCCGATGGAAGATGAGAAGACGTTTTCTGATTACCATATCCAGAACATGTCCACAGTGATGATGATCAGCCGCATGCCTGGGGGATGGAAGTCTCAGTCGGTCCCATGA